A region of Burkholderia lata DNA encodes the following proteins:
- a CDS encoding methyl-accepting chemotaxis protein — protein sequence MKLSFKQRLALPLVLSLLCLVLLSVTDAYRSREMRLEERKLDLVHATQIALATVDTFAKRAASGALSVDDAQRQAMDVIRGMRYGEAGYGYFSIVNSKGVVLMYPFDASLQNKSLNELSPKVASIIQAQIDATRQTGSAFQRFDYPKETSGVTTDAVRVAFIDTYRPWDWIINTSLFVDDIDAAFYASLAKSLSICAAIALVMGSIVMVINRGIVRTMGGEPGYAVEIAGRIAANDLTAAIVTAPHDRGSVLYSMKRMQANLSGAINGIKTSADSIASAAAQISAGDLDLSRRTEQQAASLEETAASMAELSSRVNQNTDNVRQASQVAVQAVQVAERCNGVVSQVVDAMGSIDASSGRIAEIVGIIESIAFQTNILALNAAVEAARAGEQGRGFAVVASEVRSLAQRSSAASKEIRGLIHESVDRVRGGVALVNAAGTSMAEIMQAISRVTDLMEEIAAASTEQGHGIDQVNQAVSEMDRATQHNAAYVEEVAAAAQSLDDQSRQLVAMISTFIVRDDDDAPPQLEALDARPPAASAFGKHAAPVRESYAV from the coding sequence ATGAAGCTGTCATTCAAGCAGCGACTTGCGTTGCCGCTGGTGCTGAGCCTGCTTTGCCTGGTCCTGCTGTCCGTCACCGATGCGTACCGGAGCCGCGAAATGCGCCTCGAAGAACGCAAGCTCGATCTCGTTCATGCCACGCAGATCGCGCTCGCGACGGTCGACACGTTCGCGAAGCGGGCCGCCTCGGGCGCGCTGAGCGTCGACGACGCGCAACGGCAGGCAATGGACGTCATCCGGGGCATGCGCTACGGCGAAGCGGGCTACGGCTACTTCTCGATCGTGAATTCGAAGGGCGTGGTGCTGATGTATCCGTTCGACGCGTCGCTCCAGAACAAGTCGCTGAACGAACTGAGCCCGAAGGTCGCGTCGATCATCCAGGCGCAGATCGACGCGACGCGCCAGACCGGCAGCGCCTTCCAGCGCTTCGATTATCCGAAGGAAACCTCCGGGGTCACGACGGACGCTGTACGGGTCGCGTTCATCGACACCTATCGGCCGTGGGACTGGATCATCAACACCAGCCTGTTCGTCGACGACATCGATGCCGCGTTCTACGCGAGCCTGGCGAAAAGCCTCAGCATTTGCGCGGCCATCGCGCTGGTGATGGGCAGCATCGTCATGGTGATCAATCGCGGCATCGTCCGCACCATGGGCGGCGAGCCCGGCTATGCGGTCGAGATTGCCGGCCGCATCGCGGCGAACGACCTGACGGCCGCCATCGTGACGGCGCCGCACGATCGCGGCAGCGTGCTCTATTCGATGAAGCGGATGCAGGCGAATCTGTCCGGCGCGATCAACGGCATCAAGACGAGCGCCGATTCGATCGCGTCGGCGGCCGCGCAGATTTCGGCCGGCGATCTCGATCTGTCGCGGCGCACCGAGCAACAGGCGGCGTCGCTCGAGGAAACGGCGGCGAGCATGGCGGAACTCTCGTCGCGGGTCAACCAGAACACCGACAACGTGCGCCAGGCGAGCCAGGTCGCGGTGCAGGCCGTGCAGGTGGCCGAGCGCTGCAACGGGGTCGTCTCGCAGGTCGTCGACGCGATGGGCAGCATCGACGCCAGCTCCGGCCGGATCGCCGAAATCGTCGGCATCATCGAAAGCATCGCGTTCCAGACCAATATCCTCGCGCTCAATGCCGCGGTGGAAGCGGCGCGGGCGGGCGAACAGGGGCGCGGGTTCGCGGTCGTCGCGTCGGAGGTGCGTTCGCTCGCGCAGCGTTCGTCGGCGGCGTCGAAGGAGATCCGCGGCCTGATTCACGAATCCGTGGATCGTGTGCGGGGCGGCGTGGCGCTCGTGAACGCGGCGGGCACGTCGATGGCCGAAATCATGCAGGCGATCTCGCGCGTGACCGACCTGATGGAGGAAATCGCGGCCGCTTCGACCGAGCAGGGCCACGGCATCGACCAGGTCAATCAGGCCGTGTCGGAGATGGATCGCGCGACGCAGCACAACGCCGCCTATGTCGAAGAAGTAGCCGCCGCCGCGCAGTCGCTGGACGACCAGAGCAGGCAGCTCGTCGCGATGATCTCGACGTTCATCGTCCGCGACGACGACGACGCGCCGCCGCAACTGGAAGCGCTCGATGCACGCCCGCCTGCCGCGTCCGCGTTCGGGAAGCACGCCGCACCGGTGCGCGAATCGTATGCGGTGTAG
- a CDS encoding succinylglutamate desuccinylase/aspartoacylase domain-containing protein yields MTTLEAIRAALPAYPIEVAFPDISRWRAGNTGIDYLHTFDSGRPGKHVMILALTHGNEVSGAIAVDTLLAAGLRPVAGRLSLGFGNVGAYEHFSAENADATRYLDEDMNRVWTPAALDGARDSRELARARAMRPLLDTVDLLLDIHSMHEASAPLMMTGPLEKAIALAAAIGTPEHVIIDRGHANGTRLRDYGGFGDPASAKNALLIETGQHFAASARDVALDSAARFLLHAGVVTREDVATFLTQAAPVRQKFVEITEPVIARSMAFRFSQPFTGLEVIEKAGTEIARDGDDVIVTPYDNCVIVQPSMRHLGVNVTMMRLGRLLDR; encoded by the coding sequence CCCGACATCTCGCGCTGGCGCGCGGGCAATACGGGCATCGACTATCTGCACACGTTCGACAGCGGCCGGCCCGGCAAGCACGTGATGATCCTCGCGCTGACGCACGGCAACGAAGTCAGCGGCGCGATCGCGGTGGACACGTTGCTGGCCGCGGGTTTGCGCCCGGTTGCGGGCCGCCTGTCGCTCGGCTTCGGCAACGTCGGCGCGTACGAGCACTTCAGTGCGGAGAACGCCGATGCGACGCGCTACCTCGACGAAGACATGAATCGCGTGTGGACGCCGGCCGCGCTCGACGGCGCGCGCGACAGCCGCGAGCTTGCGCGTGCGCGCGCGATGCGTCCGCTGCTCGATACGGTCGACCTGCTGCTTGACATTCATTCGATGCACGAAGCGTCCGCGCCGTTGATGATGACCGGGCCGCTCGAGAAGGCGATCGCGCTGGCGGCCGCAATCGGCACGCCGGAGCACGTGATCATCGATCGCGGCCATGCGAACGGCACGCGGCTGCGCGACTACGGCGGCTTCGGCGATCCGGCGAGCGCGAAGAATGCGCTGTTGATCGAGACGGGCCAGCACTTCGCCGCGAGCGCACGCGATGTCGCGCTCGACAGCGCGGCGCGTTTCCTGCTGCATGCAGGCGTCGTCACACGCGAAGACGTCGCGACGTTTCTTACGCAAGCCGCGCCGGTGCGGCAGAAGTTCGTCGAGATCACGGAGCCGGTCATCGCGCGATCGATGGCGTTCCGGTTCTCGCAGCCGTTCACGGGGCTCGAAGTGATCGAGAAAGCCGGCACCGAGATCGCGCGCGACGGCGACGACGTGATCGTCACGCCGTACGACAACTGCGTGATCGTGCAACCGTCGATGCGCCATCTCGGCGTGAACGTCACGATGATGCGGCTGGGGCGATTGCTGGATCGCTGA